The DNA segment CCTCGCGCTCATCCTCGGATTCATGGCCGTCGAAGTCACGGTCGGCGTCATCGCGAACTCGCTCGCCCTGATCAGCGACGCCGGCCACATGCTCACCGACGCGGTCGCCATCGCGCTCGCGCTGGTTGCCCTGCGCCTCG comes from the Luteitalea sp. genome and includes:
- a CDS encoding cation transporter, which translates into the protein MTARRHRPGHDDGIGDHADRRYLGLALALILGFMAVEVTVGVIANSLALISDAGHMLTDAVAIALALVALRL